From Solea senegalensis isolate Sse05_10M linkage group LG19, IFAPA_SoseM_1, whole genome shotgun sequence, the proteins below share one genomic window:
- the cacng5b gene encoding voltage-dependent calcium channel gamma-5 subunit produces MSACSRKALTLLSSVFAISSLGLLGVAVSTDYWLYLEEGVIMPLNQSTDIKASLHSGLWRVCFLAGEESGRCFTIEYIMPMNVQLTSESTVNMLKMIRSATPFPLVSLFFMFIGFVLNNIGHIRPHRTILAFVSGIFFILSGLALVVGLVLYISSINDEMLNRTKSSEAYFTYKYGWSFAFAAISFLLTESAGVMSVYLFMKRYTAEEMYQPRHPSFYRPRLSNCSDHSGQFLHPEAWSRGRSPSDISSEASLQMSASYPTLLKCPDYDMVSSSPC; encoded by the exons aTGAGTGCGTGCAGCAGGAAGGCCCTGACTTTGCTCAGCAGTGTCTTCGCAATCAGCAGCTTGGGTCTGCTGGGAGTGGCAGTCAGCACTGACTACTGGTTGTACCTGGAAGAGGGCGTCATCATGCCTCTGAACCAGAGCACTGACATCAAGGCTTCGCTGCACTCGGGCCTCTGGAGGGTCTGCTTCCTTGCGG GTGAGGAGTCTGGTCGGTGTTTTACCATCGAGTACATCATGCCCATGAATGTCCAGCTCACGTCAGAGTCCACCGTGAACATGCTCA AGATGATCCGCTCAGCCACTCCGTTCCCTCTGGTCAGCCTTTTCTTCATGTTTATCGGTTTTGTCCTCAACAACATTGGGCACATTCGTCCTCACCGCACCATCCTGGCCTTTGTCTCTGGaatcttcttcatcctctcag gtCTGGCTCTGGTGGTGGGTCTGGTGCTGTATATTTCCAGtataaatgatgaaatgttgaACAGGACTAAAAGCAGTGAGGCCTATTTTACCTACAAATATGGCTGGTCCTTCGCCTTCGCTGCCATTTCCTTCCTGCTCACCGAG AGTGCAGGCGTCATGTCAGTGTACCTGTTCATGAAGCGCTACACAGCAGAGGAGATGTACCAGCCGCGTCACCCCAGTTTCTACCGCCCCCGACTCAGCAACTGCTCTGACCACTCAGGCCAGTTCCTCCATCCAGAAGCCTGGTCCCGTGGACGTAGTCCCTCAGACATCTCTAGTGAAGCTTCACTCCAGATGAGTGCCAGCTACCCCACACTGCTCAAATGCCCTGACTATGACATGGTGTCCTCTTCACCCTGCTGA